Proteins encoded in a region of the Manduca sexta isolate Smith_Timp_Sample1 chromosome 1, JHU_Msex_v1.0, whole genome shotgun sequence genome:
- the LOC115449765 gene encoding zinc finger protein OZF-like isoform X2: MAQFLELSLDEYNAGEVTNQAVCVCCLAQDMPLIHLATCKHSSFLEYYFKFKMAFQTSAVCYQCHALLIKIDRFIQRVQDSFVVLNEKALQYKPVHNLQRTQVEVLSVDTSVDNGLKIEPTTSKEDQEYSIKDEFNVLDVGPKDKEFKLEKKEKLSPLKREKKDIEESYVNKLLVTILSGEEMEKEREKQRTEDKYLKRPFKCEKCIVAFDHEINLRSHVEQKHKQTCGGFVCKICESVYDSDVSLKAHNKRHYTRFKCKECDKQYLDERSAVLHYREKHTKGLQLYKCQVEDCGFETHTVHNKSSVFKCEKCDKQYKQRSGLSVHMQSAHSGDCTAYCDKCRRHFRTEQTLARHLRHHSSHVDKKYMCDECGARFVTKGNLKYHIEWAHLKMANYKCIQCSKVLRTSRSLRRHIEFVHENKQLPRDKICDYCGKGFTSASYLRTHVRSHTGERPHGCARCGAAFAHRAALYTHRKRHATTVIG, translated from the exons atggcaCAATTTCTGGAGCTATCGCTTGACGAGTACAACGCCGGTGAAGTCACAAATCAGGCTGTATGCGTGTGCTGTCTTGCACAGGATATGCCCTTGATACATCTAGCGACCTGTAAACATAGCAGCTTTTTggagtattattttaaatttaag atggCGTTTCAGACCTCGGCTGTATGCTACCAGTGTCATGCActactaattaaaatagatagATTTATTCAACGCGTACAAGACAGCTTTGTAGTTTTGAATGAGAAG gCACTACAATACAAACCAGTCCACAATCTCCAACGGACACAAGTGGAGGTGCTCTCGGTAGACACTTCCGTTGACAATGGTTTGAAGATAGAGCCAACTACCAGCAAAGAGGATCAGGAGTACAGCATTAAAGACGAATTTAATGTTTTGGATGTAGGACCTAAGGATAAGGAATTCAAGTTAGAGAAGAAAgag AAACTGTCCCCACTTAAAAGAGAGAAGAAAGACATAGAAGAGAGTTATGTAAACAAACTTTTAGTGACAATACTCAGTGGAGAAGAGATGGAGAAGGAGAGAGAAAAACAGAGAACAGAAGATAAGTACCTAAAGAGGCCGTTTAAATGTGAGAAGTGTATTGTTGCTTTTGATCATGAAATAAACCTGAGGAGTCATGTTGAACAAAAACATAAGCAG ACTTGTGGAGGCtttgtgtgtaaaatatgtGAATCGGTATACGACAGTGATGTGTCCTTAAAAGCTCACAATAAACGACATTATACCAG ATTCAAATGCAAGGAGTGTGACAAACAGTACTTGGACGAGAGATCAGCCGTGTTACACTACAGAGAGAAACACACAAAAGGCTTGCAGCTCTACAAATGTCAAGTCGAAGATTGCGGGTTTGAGACGCA TACAGTCCACAACAAATCAAGCGTGTTTAAATGCGAGAAATGCGATAAACAATACAAGCAGAGGTCCGGACTGTCCGTTCACATGCAGTCAGCACACAGCGGAGACTGTACCGCGTACTGCGACAAGTGTCGGCGACACTTCAGGACGGAGCAGACACTCGCGCGACACTTGAGACACCACTCTAGCCATGTGGATAAGAA GTATATGTGTGACGAATGCGGCGCAAGATTCGTGACAAAGGGCAATTTGAAATACCACATTGAGTGGGCGCATCTCAAAATGGCCaattacaaatgtatacagTGCAGTAAG GTGTTAAGAACGTCTAGGTCTCTGAGACGGCACATAGAGTTTGTGCACGAGAACAAACAACTGCCCAGAGACAAGATCTGCGATTACTGTGGCAAAGGTTTCACT TCTGCGTCGTACCTGCGCACGCACGTGCGCTCGCACACGGGCGAGCGGCCGCACGGCTGCGCGCGCTGCGGCGCCGCCTTCGCGCACCGCGCCGCGCTCTACACGCATCGGAAGCGGCACGCCACTACTGTTATAGGATag
- the LOC115449765 gene encoding zinc finger protein 718-like isoform X4, which produces MAQFLELSLDEYNAGEVTNQAVCVCCLAQDMPLIHLATCKHSSFLEYYFKFKMAFQTSAVCYQCHALLIKIDRFIQRVQDSFVVLNEKALQYKPVHNLQRTQVEVLSVDTSVDNGLKIEPTTSKEDQEYSIKDEFNVLDVGPKDKEFKLEKKEKLSPLKREKKDIEESYVNKLLVTILSGEEMEKEREKQRTEDKYLKRPFKCEKCIVAFDHEINLRSHVEQKHKQTCGGFVCKICESVYDSDVSLKAHNKRHYTRFKCKECDKQYLDERSAVLHYREKHTKGLQLYKCQVEDCGFETQYMCDECGARFVTKGNLKYHIEWAHLKMANYKCIQCSKVLRTSRSLRRHIEFVHENKQLPRDKICDYCGKGFTSASYLRTHVRSHTGERPHGCARCGAAFAHRAALYTHRKRHATTVIG; this is translated from the exons atggcaCAATTTCTGGAGCTATCGCTTGACGAGTACAACGCCGGTGAAGTCACAAATCAGGCTGTATGCGTGTGCTGTCTTGCACAGGATATGCCCTTGATACATCTAGCGACCTGTAAACATAGCAGCTTTTTggagtattattttaaatttaag atggCGTTTCAGACCTCGGCTGTATGCTACCAGTGTCATGCActactaattaaaatagatagATTTATTCAACGCGTACAAGACAGCTTTGTAGTTTTGAATGAGAAG gCACTACAATACAAACCAGTCCACAATCTCCAACGGACACAAGTGGAGGTGCTCTCGGTAGACACTTCCGTTGACAATGGTTTGAAGATAGAGCCAACTACCAGCAAAGAGGATCAGGAGTACAGCATTAAAGACGAATTTAATGTTTTGGATGTAGGACCTAAGGATAAGGAATTCAAGTTAGAGAAGAAAgag AAACTGTCCCCACTTAAAAGAGAGAAGAAAGACATAGAAGAGAGTTATGTAAACAAACTTTTAGTGACAATACTCAGTGGAGAAGAGATGGAGAAGGAGAGAGAAAAACAGAGAACAGAAGATAAGTACCTAAAGAGGCCGTTTAAATGTGAGAAGTGTATTGTTGCTTTTGATCATGAAATAAACCTGAGGAGTCATGTTGAACAAAAACATAAGCAG ACTTGTGGAGGCtttgtgtgtaaaatatgtGAATCGGTATACGACAGTGATGTGTCCTTAAAAGCTCACAATAAACGACATTATACCAG ATTCAAATGCAAGGAGTGTGACAAACAGTACTTGGACGAGAGATCAGCCGTGTTACACTACAGAGAGAAACACACAAAAGGCTTGCAGCTCTACAAATGTCAAGTCGAAGATTGCGGGTTTGAGACGCA GTATATGTGTGACGAATGCGGCGCAAGATTCGTGACAAAGGGCAATTTGAAATACCACATTGAGTGGGCGCATCTCAAAATGGCCaattacaaatgtatacagTGCAGTAAG GTGTTAAGAACGTCTAGGTCTCTGAGACGGCACATAGAGTTTGTGCACGAGAACAAACAACTGCCCAGAGACAAGATCTGCGATTACTGTGGCAAAGGTTTCACT TCTGCGTCGTACCTGCGCACGCACGTGCGCTCGCACACGGGCGAGCGGCCGCACGGCTGCGCGCGCTGCGGCGCCGCCTTCGCGCACCGCGCCGCGCTCTACACGCATCGGAAGCGGCACGCCACTACTGTTATAGGATag
- the LOC115449765 gene encoding zinc finger protein 675-like isoform X3 → MAQFLELSLDEYNAGEVTNQAVCVCCLAQDMPLIHLATCKHSSFLEYYFKFKMAFQTSAVCYQCHALLIKIDRFIQRVQDSFVVLNEKALQYKPVHNLQRTQVEVLSVDTSVDNGLKIEPTTSKEDQEYSIKDEFNVLDVGPKDKEFKLEKKEKLSPLKREKKDIEESYVNKLLVTILSGEEMEKEREKQRTEDKYLKRPFKCEKCIVAFDHEINLRSHVEQKHKQTCGGFVCKICESVYDSDVSLKAHNKRHYTRFKCKECDKQYLDERSAVLHYREKHTKGLQLYKCQVEDCGFETQSHRSYRYHQARHNQVPCTYCGKLYMKGTQLRLHIKYMCDECGARFVTKGNLKYHIEWAHLKMANYKCIQCSKVLRTSRSLRRHIEFVHENKQLPRDKICDYCGKGFTSASYLRTHVRSHTGERPHGCARCGAAFAHRAALYTHRKRHATTVIG, encoded by the exons atggcaCAATTTCTGGAGCTATCGCTTGACGAGTACAACGCCGGTGAAGTCACAAATCAGGCTGTATGCGTGTGCTGTCTTGCACAGGATATGCCCTTGATACATCTAGCGACCTGTAAACATAGCAGCTTTTTggagtattattttaaatttaag atggCGTTTCAGACCTCGGCTGTATGCTACCAGTGTCATGCActactaattaaaatagatagATTTATTCAACGCGTACAAGACAGCTTTGTAGTTTTGAATGAGAAG gCACTACAATACAAACCAGTCCACAATCTCCAACGGACACAAGTGGAGGTGCTCTCGGTAGACACTTCCGTTGACAATGGTTTGAAGATAGAGCCAACTACCAGCAAAGAGGATCAGGAGTACAGCATTAAAGACGAATTTAATGTTTTGGATGTAGGACCTAAGGATAAGGAATTCAAGTTAGAGAAGAAAgag AAACTGTCCCCACTTAAAAGAGAGAAGAAAGACATAGAAGAGAGTTATGTAAACAAACTTTTAGTGACAATACTCAGTGGAGAAGAGATGGAGAAGGAGAGAGAAAAACAGAGAACAGAAGATAAGTACCTAAAGAGGCCGTTTAAATGTGAGAAGTGTATTGTTGCTTTTGATCATGAAATAAACCTGAGGAGTCATGTTGAACAAAAACATAAGCAG ACTTGTGGAGGCtttgtgtgtaaaatatgtGAATCGGTATACGACAGTGATGTGTCCTTAAAAGCTCACAATAAACGACATTATACCAG ATTCAAATGCAAGGAGTGTGACAAACAGTACTTGGACGAGAGATCAGCCGTGTTACACTACAGAGAGAAACACACAAAAGGCTTGCAGCTCTACAAATGTCAAGTCGAAGATTGCGGGTTTGAGACGCA GTCACATCGTAGCTATAGATACCACCAAGCGAGGCACAACCAAGTACCATGTACTTATTGCGGCAAATTGTACATGAAGGGAACACAGCTCAGgctacatatcaa GTATATGTGTGACGAATGCGGCGCAAGATTCGTGACAAAGGGCAATTTGAAATACCACATTGAGTGGGCGCATCTCAAAATGGCCaattacaaatgtatacagTGCAGTAAG GTGTTAAGAACGTCTAGGTCTCTGAGACGGCACATAGAGTTTGTGCACGAGAACAAACAACTGCCCAGAGACAAGATCTGCGATTACTGTGGCAAAGGTTTCACT TCTGCGTCGTACCTGCGCACGCACGTGCGCTCGCACACGGGCGAGCGGCCGCACGGCTGCGCGCGCTGCGGCGCCGCCTTCGCGCACCGCGCCGCGCTCTACACGCATCGGAAGCGGCACGCCACTACTGTTATAGGATag
- the LOC115449765 gene encoding zinc finger protein 2 homolog isoform X1 produces MAQFLELSLDEYNAGEVTNQAVCVCCLAQDMPLIHLATCKHSSFLEYYFKFKMAFQTSAVCYQCHALLIKIDRFIQRVQDSFVVLNEKALQYKPVHNLQRTQVEVLSVDTSVDNGLKIEPTTSKEDQEYSIKDEFNVLDVGPKDKEFKLEKKEKLSPLKREKKDIEESYVNKLLVTILSGEEMEKEREKQRTEDKYLKRPFKCEKCIVAFDHEINLRSHVEQKHKQTCGGFVCKICESVYDSDVSLKAHNKRHYTRFKCKECDKQYLDERSAVLHYREKHTKGLQLYKCQVEDCGFETQSHRSYRYHQARHNQVPCTYCGKLYMKGTQLRLHINTVHNKSSVFKCEKCDKQYKQRSGLSVHMQSAHSGDCTAYCDKCRRHFRTEQTLARHLRHHSSHVDKKYMCDECGARFVTKGNLKYHIEWAHLKMANYKCIQCSKVLRTSRSLRRHIEFVHENKQLPRDKICDYCGKGFTSASYLRTHVRSHTGERPHGCARCGAAFAHRAALYTHRKRHATTVIG; encoded by the exons atggcaCAATTTCTGGAGCTATCGCTTGACGAGTACAACGCCGGTGAAGTCACAAATCAGGCTGTATGCGTGTGCTGTCTTGCACAGGATATGCCCTTGATACATCTAGCGACCTGTAAACATAGCAGCTTTTTggagtattattttaaatttaag atggCGTTTCAGACCTCGGCTGTATGCTACCAGTGTCATGCActactaattaaaatagatagATTTATTCAACGCGTACAAGACAGCTTTGTAGTTTTGAATGAGAAG gCACTACAATACAAACCAGTCCACAATCTCCAACGGACACAAGTGGAGGTGCTCTCGGTAGACACTTCCGTTGACAATGGTTTGAAGATAGAGCCAACTACCAGCAAAGAGGATCAGGAGTACAGCATTAAAGACGAATTTAATGTTTTGGATGTAGGACCTAAGGATAAGGAATTCAAGTTAGAGAAGAAAgag AAACTGTCCCCACTTAAAAGAGAGAAGAAAGACATAGAAGAGAGTTATGTAAACAAACTTTTAGTGACAATACTCAGTGGAGAAGAGATGGAGAAGGAGAGAGAAAAACAGAGAACAGAAGATAAGTACCTAAAGAGGCCGTTTAAATGTGAGAAGTGTATTGTTGCTTTTGATCATGAAATAAACCTGAGGAGTCATGTTGAACAAAAACATAAGCAG ACTTGTGGAGGCtttgtgtgtaaaatatgtGAATCGGTATACGACAGTGATGTGTCCTTAAAAGCTCACAATAAACGACATTATACCAG ATTCAAATGCAAGGAGTGTGACAAACAGTACTTGGACGAGAGATCAGCCGTGTTACACTACAGAGAGAAACACACAAAAGGCTTGCAGCTCTACAAATGTCAAGTCGAAGATTGCGGGTTTGAGACGCA GTCACATCGTAGCTATAGATACCACCAAGCGAGGCACAACCAAGTACCATGTACTTATTGCGGCAAATTGTACATGAAGGGAACACAGCTCAGgctacatatcaa TACAGTCCACAACAAATCAAGCGTGTTTAAATGCGAGAAATGCGATAAACAATACAAGCAGAGGTCCGGACTGTCCGTTCACATGCAGTCAGCACACAGCGGAGACTGTACCGCGTACTGCGACAAGTGTCGGCGACACTTCAGGACGGAGCAGACACTCGCGCGACACTTGAGACACCACTCTAGCCATGTGGATAAGAA GTATATGTGTGACGAATGCGGCGCAAGATTCGTGACAAAGGGCAATTTGAAATACCACATTGAGTGGGCGCATCTCAAAATGGCCaattacaaatgtatacagTGCAGTAAG GTGTTAAGAACGTCTAGGTCTCTGAGACGGCACATAGAGTTTGTGCACGAGAACAAACAACTGCCCAGAGACAAGATCTGCGATTACTGTGGCAAAGGTTTCACT TCTGCGTCGTACCTGCGCACGCACGTGCGCTCGCACACGGGCGAGCGGCCGCACGGCTGCGCGCGCTGCGGCGCCGCCTTCGCGCACCGCGCCGCGCTCTACACGCATCGGAAGCGGCACGCCACTACTGTTATAGGATag
- the LOC115449764 gene encoding zinc finger protein 225, which produces MNTMEEDCPELMLKKLCCTCLSVNRKLFLLCRVDDGVNNLYLLLSSDDEAYREGFYKDTATLFICFECKAIMRRISRFRSQACVALKKLTAIVEGRTDAKSMQCLSTLTSHYIPTLPFETVKSEPKDTDSFVDCGPDLDLDVDLDDVPLSDLHSYQQAKLEVLEPNNIKQIKDVKEKKIKTRKVKKKMTDKYFTIMKINEDEMIQWRQRRRLVDSYVEAKYKCEGCLEGFEILAEFDRHNNVFHAKKPNHSRCDICHSYVITAALSDHRQSHYQKCNCQFCDYSCYVLSDMVKHLRTGHAVKSVWAKFQRQKTPQAKTQISKPRTKRILTDKKTSKGFKCPDCDKYFDNKNVRYKHIRRHHSEGFSCSVCGKRYPFKDNLMKHERLHQGPLPREECTICHKMIRIDLVRTHARIHSARETITCVECNKSYISRASYENHLKYSQAHASQDVLKYKCSMCDKGYRSKGELRDHVNYQHLGKTQHKCPVCGKALATRRCITRHVRRAHHDIKESPRDKICQQCGKAFRDKKGLREHEFIHTGERPLSCEICGCTFRQSASLYTHRKRVHKIYPQRKSVELVEPS; this is translated from the exons atgaatacgaTGGAGGAGGATTGCCCAGAGCTGATGCTGAAGAAGCTTTGCTGCACTTGTTTGAGTGTAAATCGCAAGTTGTTCTTACTTTGCCGGGTTGACGACGGGgtcaataatttgtatttattattgtcttCAGATGATGAGGCATATAGA GAAGGCTTCTACAAGGACACAGCAACTCTATTCATATGTTTTGAATGCAAAGCAATCATGAGACGGATCAGCAGGTTCCGAAGCCAAGCTTGTGTTGCACTGAAGAAGCTCACGGCTATTGTGGAGGGACGGACAGat GCAAAGTCAATGCAGTGTTTATCAACTCTAACATCGCATTATATCCCGACATTACCATTTGAAACTGTAAAATCTGAGCCAAAAGACACAGACTCCTTCGTAGACTGCGGCCCTGATTTAGACCTAGATGTGGATTTAGATGACGTACCTCTGTCTGACCTTCACAGCTATCAGCAGGCTAAGCTGGAGGTTTTAG AACCAAATAATATCAAACAGATAAAAGATGTAAAAGAAAAGAAGATAAAAACAAGAAAGGTAAAAAAGAAAATgacagataaatattttacaattatgaaaattaatgaagatgaAATGATACAATGGAGGCAGAGAAGACGTTTAGTTGATTCTTATGTCGAAGCTAAATATAAATGTGAGGGATGTTTGGAAGGATTTGAAATTTTGGCAGAGTTTGATAGACATAATAATGTGTTTCATGCAAAG AAACCAAACCACTCGCGGTGCGATATATGTCATTCTTACGTCATAACGGCTGCTCTGTCGGACCATAGACAAAGTCACTACCAGAAGTGTAACTGTCAGTTTTGCGATTATAGTTGCTATGTTCTCAGCGATATGGTCAAACATTTAAGGACTGGGCACGCTGTGAAGAGTGTTTGGGCAAAG TTTCAGAGACAAAAGACACCTCAAGCGAAGACTCAAATCTCAAAACCGCGCACAAAAAGAATATTGACGGACAAAAAGACTTCTAAAGGCTTCAAATGCCCGGACTGCGATAAATATTTTGa CAATAAAAACGTAAGATATAAGCACATAAGAAGGCACCATAGCGAAGGATTTTCTTGTAGCGTTTGCGGGAAACGCTACCCGTTCAAAGATAACCTTATGAAGCATGAAAG ACTGCATCAAGGCCCTCTCCCTAGGGAAGAGTGTACCATCTGCCATAAAATGATCAGGATCGACTTAGTAAGGACACATGCGAGGATACACTCGGCAAGGGAAACTATAACTTGTGTGGAATGTAACAAGAGCTATATTAGCAGAGCGTCGTACGAGAACCATTTGAAGTACAGTCAGGCGCATGCGTCGCAGGATGTTTTGAA gtaCAAATGCTCAATGTGCGACAAAGGATACAGGTCTAAGGGAGAACTGAGAGACCACGTGAACTACCAACACCTTGGGAAGACGCAGCACAAGTGTCCTGTATGCGGGAag GCATTAGCTACGCGCCGCTGTATCACTCGGCACGTGAGACGCGCGCATCACGACATCAAAGAGAGTCCGCGGGATAAGATATGTCAACAGTGCGGGAAGGCTTTTAGA GACAAAAAAGGCCTCCGCGAGCATGAATTCATCCACACAGGCGAGCGCCCTCTATCGTGCGAGATTTGCGGCTGTACGTTCCGACAGAGCGCCTCTCTATACACTCACAGGAAGAGGGTACACAAAATATACCCGCAAAGGAAGAGCGTAGAGTTAGTTGAGCCGAGTTGa